The genomic region taattaactaacccaaaacagcccgcggtgttactacgacggcgtaaatccggttttacggtgtttttcgtgtttccaggttttaaatcattaagttagcatatcatatagatatagaacaagttagcatatcatatagatatagaacaagttTAGCATATCCAGGTTtttcgtgtttagttgattttaaaagtcaagttagaaggattaacttttatttgcgaacaagtttagaattaactaaactatgttctagtgattacaagtttaaaccttcgaataagatagctttatatatatgaatcgaatgatgttatgaacatcattactaccttaagttccttggataaacctactggaaaatagaaatatggatctagtttcaacggatccttggatggctcgaagttcttgaagcagaatcatgacacgaaaacaagttcaagtaagatcatcacttgaaataagattgttatagttatagaaattgaaccaaagtttgaatatgattattaccttgtattagaatgataacctactgtaagaaacaaagatttcttgaggttggatgatcaccttacaagattggaagtgagctagcaaacttgaaagtattcttgattttatgtaactagaacttgtagaatatatgaagaacacttagaacttgaagatagaacttgagagagatcaattagatgaagaaaattgaagaatgaaagtgtttgtaggtgtttttggtcgttggtgtatggattagatataaataatatgtaattttgttttcatgtaaataagtcatgaatgattactcatatttttgtaattttatgagatatttcatgctagttgccaaatgatggttcccacatgtgttaggtgactcacatgggctgctaagagctgatcattagagtgtatataccaatagtacatacatctaaaagctgtgtattgtacgagtacgaatacgggtgcatacgagtagaattgttgatgaaactgaacgaggatgtaattgtaagcatttttgttaagtagaagtattttgataagtgtattgaagtctttcaaaagtgtataaatacatattaaaacactacatgtatatacattttaactgagtcgttaagtcatcgttagtcgttacatgtaagtgttgttttgaaacctttaggttaacgatcttgttaaatgttgttaacccaatgtttataatatcaaatgagattttaaattattatattatcatgatattatcatgtatgaatatctcttaatatgatatatatacattaaatgtctttacaacgataatcgttacatatatgtctcgtctaaaaatcattaagttagtagtcttgtttttacatatatagttcattgttaatatacttaatgatatgtttacttatcatagtatcatgttaactatatatatatccatatatatgtcatcatatagtttttataagttttaacgttcgtgaatcaccggtcaacttgggtggtcaattgtctatatgaaacatatttcaattaatcaagtcttaacaagtttgattgcttaacatgttggaaacatttaatcatgtaaatatcaatctcaattaatatatataaacatggaaaagttcgggtcactacatgcagcTCCACAAAGAGCAAGAAAGGTTGCATTttcatcaaagtttttcatagaaaATGAAGTGTTTGAAGATCTAAACGAGACGTAGTTAGAAAAGAATGTGTTACAATCCGTTTCACATCGGATTATGAAAGAAAATTGAAGTCCCTTAGAAGCTTAAAGTAGTGGCAAACTAATATCTCCCACCAATGTTTTTAGTTGAAATCGAGATGAACCCGGTTAGTCCACTGTTTTAGCTTTGAGGGGCGATAGACTCTCGAGGTGTAACGGGCACGCAGCTTGTGCCTCTCTTAGGACCGCTTTGAGGGTCGTTTCAGAAAGTTCAATGATGAAGCTTCTTGAGATTGAAATTAACGCCATTATTGTTTTAAGCAGGAGTCATATGATTATGAAGAAAGCATAGTTATAGTTTTGAGAAGGTATTATAGATAATAGATAATACAGATGAAAATGGGAGACGAGAGAAATTAAGAGGTGGACTTTTtatatgttttgattttaatttagttTTGATTTTCAAGTGTGAAGATATTAAATTTGGAGAAGAAGATGAAGTTCACATCTAATTAATAAGTTAACAacaaacgtcgatttattggctTCTTGACTACCGCTTAAAGCATAAATTGAATTTTCAGACATGATCTAAAACCCGTGCAAAATGTGCAAACATCTTGAATCCCTATAAAAATGTTTAGGCCCATTCTTGCATTTTTGAACAAGTTTCAGGGACTAATCTTGTAATTTTGTCAAAAATATATAAACGCTCAGAGGTTCCAATTTTTTAATTTTGGTTCATTACATCTGCCCCCAAAAATTTGACACACGGCCACACTCATACTCAATACCTTAGCTATCGAGAGTACTCACTAAAGAGGCAATGTCAATTTCACGTTCCAATTATGtacgtatataatttatatatatgtgtgtgtgttttcatCTACTTATATTTGATTGCTTTTAGACTGCAAGTTGTTTAGTTAGGGTTTTAAGTGCCAATTTTTTAATCGTGTGTAATTTTAGATCCGGAGCACACTCAGTATAACCTAGGTTGTTCTTTTTAAATTAGTTTGTTGAATTATATTCTAGGGTTTTAGATACATGCTCTACTCTGGTGGTTAAGTTGTGTACGGTGTTTAATTGTATCTACTCCTAATTGTATATGATTAAATTTTGGATAATTAGTTATTGTTTTTAGGCATCATTTGGTTTCACTGACCAAATTTGATTATAGAAGTAGTTGTAGCTTGTTTGAATTATTAGTGTGAGAGTTTGTTCATATTCCTTCTGGTTCTAATAAAAGTATCTGTACACGAATTATCAAGTGATGGCTTGAGTGTAGATATTCTGTCTGTTATATAGAATTATAGATATATAGATACTGTTTTTAGttaaatatatatagaatatagatagatACCGTTTTGTTGACATTATGAAACTAATGTTATCGGATGGGGAAAGTAATTAACACATTACTTAAAAAATTCATGTTGTAAAAGTATATGGATGACTCAAAAGAAGTTTGAATGGAAAAGTTGTACACGAAAGCATGTACGAATAATATCAGTTGTTTATGAATGGAAAAGTTTTCATATAAATACTGATTTTATGAATGTATTTATGGGACGCAGCGAATTTGGAGGTAACGCGGTTCATAACATTTTTCTAATAACAATGGGGAAGTCTCCTGAAAATTGGATTAAGACCGTGCCTGTGCCATTTGGGAAGATTTCGTCAAAATCCAATATTTCAAAAGTAAGTAAATAACGTTTGACCTgtctgttttatttgattcagcaTACTATATGTATCATAAGTGTTACGAGTATGATTTTTTGAAATGAAACCAATATACATGCTACTGCATAAACTTGACAGCTTGTTTTTTAGACTGAACTGAAGGGAGGGCCCTGTATGTTGATAATCATGTTTTTTTTTCCACGACTATAGGGCTGATAGCGGTTTTGATTATTTGGTAATATCTGTGAGATCACGTTTATAAAATCATAGGTTGTTTTAGGTTTGACTTCCGACTGAACAATGCGTATGAATATAGTGTGTCTAATGCTTACAAGTTATGAGATAAATGACTTTCATAAAGTTAATTTAACATAAAAAGAAGCATGATGTTGTAACTAATGTGGTTTTACTGGCTGCATGTTATAAAAATCAGAAATTAAAGACACTTTCATGATTCTGTAACATCTATGCATGTAACATTTGTTGATCTAGTGGTAACGGCCCATACCTCTTTGTTAGAGGTTGGAAGTTCAATTCACTGGGGTGACAACATTGTGTGATATCCCATGATCTTGAATTCCACCCAAGGTCGCCTTTCGTACATTGTGTTGCGGGGGCAGCGGGGAGGGGGTTATATcagccatgccctcggattggaaaCCCAGGGCAGCAGTTGGGGGCaggttatgcaactgcgggagatgatcACGTGGGTaggttatgcaactgcgggagatgatcACGTGGGTGGTTCAGTCTCCCTGGGTGATCCCaaactgctgttaaaaaaaaaCATTTGTTGATCATGTAATATTTTTGAGAGTCAAGTCTGCATGACCAAACCTCTTGAATGTTAAATTTTGTATAACAATTTTATGTCCACCTCGTGGGCTTGTGGTTATGGACTTGGTATTCTCATTTCATTAGACTGTTTCTGCCAATGCCCAATGCTTCTTGATAGTTTCATATGGTTTCATCTTCGGACTCTTGTTCTCTGTTCTGTTCTGTTTCATCTTCAGACTCTTGTTCTCTGTTCTGTTCAAGGGCAGAACTCTTAAGGGACAAAAGAGGGCTGTGGTCACCCTAAAAAGTTGGGTAAGTTATCGGATTTGTAGTCCTCCGAGTTACGAACATTTGGGCTTTTGAATCAACCAAATCGGAGTCAGTATGAAGGAGGAGATATGGTTGTCATCGTTTTGATCATATCTCTTCCATACGGACTCATATTTAGTTAGATTCAAAAATCTCAAACGCTCGCTATTCAAAGGGCTACAATTTTCACTTTTATACTTGTAGTAAAATCGCACCCGTCAGTGCAATTTTAAGGATTTACTATTAGTCAAGAAAGACAATTAGAATTTCGCTGATCATGGCCCTTCCAATACAAATCTTTAAGTTCCACCACTCGTTCTGTTGGTTCAATTTCATAACTTTCATATGCTATCCCTGCTTTGTCAGTTTACAGCAGTGTTTGTATCTCTTTTAACTTTCTGCGGGGGTATGCTCATTTATTACGATCCATGACTAACTAATATGTAAAGGGTATGCATAGTTAACTTTATCATCTTTAGGTGGTTATAACTTATAACTGTGGGAAATGCCTCTGTGCATGGATGCAAGGTTGCAAAACCCCCTACTTGGGGAGTACTCGGCCGGGTCTTCGGATGCAGTAATTGGCAACTCAGGGATTAATCAGATTGGACTTTTTATACATCTAAATAATagatctcacaattttatttatgtgtaaatatagaagaaaaccatTATCATAAACATTAATTTTAACATATTGACTAAAAATATAAACACAATCGTTCATTTGTTCAAAAACTCTAATATTCTAGTTTCAATTCATATAAAACGTTGACCATTTTTTACCAAAAAATACGATCCCGATTTTGACCCACTAACCGGCTCTGATAGGTATGTTCATAAAAAGGATTAATCGGGAGTAATCGAAGTGTTTTACAACAGTGCATGGATGCCTGTAGTTATGAGGCTGACATGTGCATGTTGTACCCGTCGTATGTGGCAAGATAAGAGCCTTGTACCGTCATGCAATTTTTCATATATTATAAGAAAAAATCGCATAGTAGCAGTTGTTTTTTCATAATTTTAATGGTATACTAAATTATCAGATTCTGATgtcttattgttatttttttttttaaagacggCTACTTCAAAGAAAAAAACCTCGATTTCTATTAAAGCACGGTCAAAGGATCTTGGTGCTGATCCGACGGTTATATCAAGTCCAGTTCGTCATGTCATCAATGTAAGCAGAGGACACACACAATTAGAGAAGTGTACCCGTGTCAAATTAATGCATGATACGGCTGATAATGTAAGAAATATGTTAGGATTAGATTCAGCAAATGATGATGAGATAATCAGGCTAGAACAGGCTGCTACAAAAGTACAGGCAGCCATCAAGGGATGCATGGTAAGTTTCTGGAGCTTTATTCTTAGTTATCTTTATTTAATCTATTTTTGTTTTTAATGGTGATAActatacctggcaattgagacccatactTTCAAATTTGGGTCAAACGAGTCAAGCTTTCAGGTCAATTGGGTCTTAAAAAAATTAAGCGTGACAATGTAAACCAGAACTTAAAAAAAATTCCAATGAATTTTTCTCCAACCTATTGGgtcttatacaaaatataaaagaacgggtcaaatgggtatcaAATTCTAAAGTTCAATAAATAGAGACAGGTCTGATGggtcttgtgaatgggtcaaatgggtcgagcatAACATATTTTATCCATCAATTATTTATGAAAGTTTTAATGGTTATatcaattattatgtatattaaaattttcttatatatataataaaaatattaataactaaaacaatataataaatgtaaaagTATATGACCCGTTTGACttatttgacccatttgaccaattaccCGTTTCAACCTGTTACCGAAACCGACACAACCTGACCCGTTTAGATCTGTTTAAATTTTTTacccgtttgacccatgacccatttcaaccctaaaccgttttgacccgttacccaaaccaacCAAACCTAACCCGTTTGCCAGGTATTACTTATAACTTACTAATAATATACATGGGTTCGTGAAGGCTCGCCGAGCATTTTGGGCCCTCAAAGGTATTATAAGGCTTCAAGCACTAGTTCGTGGTCATTTGGTGAGGAGACAGGCTGTTGCTACGTTGAGTTGCATGCGTACAATTATTGAAACTGTGGTAAGTCTTTTTTTCTTATGCCACCGTACTCTGATTTAATTAGCTATCTTTCCTTTTTCTATGTTTTAGGCCATCGGGGCCCACACATTAATTTAATTCAAGTGGTGTATCCTTTTTGTTTCATTTGCAAATGATTCCATCTGTATGTTTCACAAGAAAGGAGCCAACTTGCTACAAACTTCTCTCAAATCGGAGAAGCTATCAAATAATGCATTTAGTGCAAAGGTACCTTCAAAAAATTGTATTAATCTTCAAGgtctaaaatcattattataaatcattattattggCTTATTGCTATTGCTATGCTAATATTATGTTTTGTTACGAGTTGACaaatttgatttttatttattttcaGCTTCTCGCTTCATTAAACAATACTATGTCATTAAACATCCAGTATGATCCAACTGAACCCAATTCAGTTGGTAATTGGCTTAAGCGTTGGTCATCGTCTAACTTCTGGGACCCACTTCCTCGAAGCAAAAACAACCTTGTTGTAAAACAAACAAAATTACCAACTCAAGAAAAAGACATTATTAAATGGACAAAGAGAAATATTCGCAGAGTTTTGACAGCAAAACTTGGTAGTAATAACAATCTACTGTCAAATTCgtccgaaaacaaaatgccaaaaCGCTCAGCAAGAAAAATCTCAGTATCTGTTGCCGGGCCCTCTGAAAAGTCAAAAGTCGAGAAAATAAACAACGTAAATGATAGAGAACGACCCAAGCCTAATGATGAAGTGCAGCCGAAGCCCGCTATTTTGAAAGTTTATCAAAGGAGGAGAAAGAGACAGGTGTAGGGCCAGGATTGAATGAGTGTGTTACTCTTTTGCATATAGGGAGATAGGATGTAGTGGTTAGGATTCATGTTTAATTGTGTCTATTGTATTCGGGTTTATAGCTTGAGTAGAGGGGGCATCCGATCTTGTGGATTGGCTGTGAGTATTTATTGTTACTTTCTTCCACATTAATTTCAAGCATCTGGTTATCTTCTTGTTGTTACTTTTCATTGTTCTCCTATTATCATTCTCATTAAGCAAATTTCTGTCAATTGCGGTTGAAATGGTCATACCGGATTGGTGCAAAGCGCTTTTGTGTATAGTAATATTGTGTTTTTTTGTAGTAAAATGATTTCATTGATTTTATGGATTAAATGTACACTTAGGCAACTTTTGGACGGTTCAACCCATTTGATAGGATTTGAGTTGAAAGTTACCTTCTTAcagtatcaaatttttatttcacaTCTGTGTATAAAGACACAGCGTCCTATTTATTTTGTCTTTGCATTTTGGGTTAATTACAGAGTAAATAAGTGGTTAGCGCCTTAGCGGACATATTGTACAATCTAACTACATGGGCCAATCTATTTTGTCTTGCATTTTGGGTGGGCCAACAATTATTATACTGTACCAGTTTACACGTGTCCATAATCCATATTACTCCTTACATAATAGAAGTTCATGGTGGGCCTTGGCCCCTCCTATGTTACATACATGGAAGGTTTAAAAAGATGGGAGACGGGGTTGAGACGAACATTGACTAACGTTAACTTATAATCGCTATTATCGTTATATAATACAAAAAGTAACATTAAACAACGTCGGTTTTGATCG from Rutidosis leptorrhynchoides isolate AG116_Rl617_1_P2 chromosome 9, CSIRO_AGI_Rlap_v1, whole genome shotgun sequence harbors:
- the LOC139865783 gene encoding protein IQ-DOMAIN 29-like, whose product is MGKSPENWIKTVPVPFGKISSKSNISKTATSKKKTSISIKARSKDLGADPTVISSPVRHVINVSRGHTQLEKCTRVKLMHDTADNVRNMLGLDSANDDEIIRLEQAATKVQAAIKGCMARRAFWALKGIIRLQALVRGHLVRRQAVATLSCMRTIIETVKGANLLQTSLKSEKLSNNAFSAKLLASLNNTMSLNIQYDPTEPNSVGNWLKRWSSSNFWDPLPRSKNNLVVKQTKLPTQEKDIIKWTKRNIRRVLTAKLGSNNNLLSNSSENKMPKRSARKISVSVAGPSEKSKVEKINNVNDRERPKPNDEVQPKPAILKVYQRRRKRQV